The following coding sequences are from one uncultured Bacteroides sp. window:
- a CDS encoding radical SAM protein, with amino-acid sequence MENTLLKYQPVTSVWEVTMGCNMNCTHCGSSCNQPYNDELSTQEALQLVKEIAELGVKWVTLSGGEPLTRQDLPELIKVLKENGVGANVITNGWLLPQKAKMLAEAGVSVVAISIDGTKEIHDETRRQGSFERDMEGIRLLRELNVEVGAITTITQKNIGHLKELREELIKAKVSSWQVQIGLPMGNLLKHKENIIRPEQVDDIIDFCYETALEGRIKMYPADCIGYYTEKEQEIKRRSYNVEHALWNGCNAGIRGFGILQNGDIIGCTSVRDKEYIEGNIRERSLSDIWNDENAFGWRRNMKKEMLSGHCKECVYGNKCLGGCTNTRLTMEGSIYGENKYCSYNVYLKKKMAEIATEVDANATLKKAQEALRQNEVQMALMLAKRGIELNGKDRELHKELYKLKGYADFMCGNYKDAEESNAEALRLYKDDAYAIKGLALSMYKQNKYPLEEVIQLMEKANKLSGGADMDIIHDLNLLKQENLASR; translated from the coding sequence ATGGAAAATACATTACTAAAATACCAACCTGTAACTTCCGTATGGGAGGTAACAATGGGATGTAACATGAATTGTACACATTGTGGCTCTTCTTGTAATCAACCTTATAATGATGAACTTTCTACTCAAGAGGCTCTACAGTTGGTTAAAGAGATAGCGGAACTGGGCGTGAAATGGGTCACTCTATCGGGTGGTGAACCTCTGACCAGGCAAGATCTGCCTGAGCTGATAAAAGTATTAAAAGAAAATGGAGTAGGGGCGAACGTCATCACCAATGGATGGCTGTTGCCTCAGAAAGCGAAGATGTTAGCTGAAGCGGGAGTGTCTGTTGTGGCAATCAGCATCGATGGCACAAAGGAGATTCATGATGAAACTCGTCGCCAGGGATCTTTTGAGAGGGATATGGAGGGAATACGCTTGCTGCGTGAACTGAATGTGGAGGTGGGAGCAATCACTACTATCACTCAAAAGAATATCGGACATCTGAAAGAATTACGTGAGGAGCTTATTAAGGCGAAGGTTAGTTCGTGGCAGGTACAAATCGGCTTGCCGATGGGGAACTTGCTAAAGCATAAGGAGAATATTATCAGACCGGAACAAGTGGATGATATTATTGATTTTTGTTATGAAACGGCATTGGAAGGACGGATAAAGATGTATCCGGCGGATTGTATCGGTTATTATACGGAGAAGGAGCAGGAAATCAAAAGACGTTCATACAATGTGGAGCATGCGTTATGGAATGGTTGTAACGCGGGAATTAGAGGCTTCGGGATCTTGCAAAACGGAGATATCATAGGATGTACTTCGGTGAGAGATAAAGAGTATATAGAGGGCAATATAAGAGAGCGTTCGCTTAGTGATATATGGAATGATGAGAATGCCTTTGGTTGGCGCAGGAATATGAAGAAAGAGATGCTGTCGGGGCACTGCAAAGAGTGTGTTTATGGTAATAAATGCTTGGGTGGCTGTACGAATACAAGGCTTACCATGGAGGGTTCTATTTATGGGGAGAATAAGTATTGTTCATATAATGTGTATCTGAAAAAGAAGATGGCGGAGATTGCTACAGAAGTGGATGCTAATGCTACATTGAAGAAGGCTCAGGAGGCTCTGAGACAGAACGAGGTTCAGATGGCTCTAATGTTGGCTAAACGGGGAATAGAGCTGAATGGCAAGGATAGGGAGTTGCATAAAGAGCTTTATAAGCTGAAAGGGTATGCTGACTTTATGTGTGGTAATTATAAGGATGCGGAAGAGAGTAATGCGGAGGCTCTAAGACTATACAAGGATGATGCGTATGCGATAAAAGGTTTGGCTTTGTCAATGTACAAACAAAATAAATACCCGCTGGAAGAGGTTATTCAGTTAATGGAAAAAGCGAATAAGCTGAGTGGCGGAGCAGACATGGATATCATACACGATTTGAATTTGCTGAAACAAGAGAATCTGGCTTCCAGATAA
- a CDS encoding capsule assembly Wzi family protein yields MTRRTLNVLILATFASMFAKAQTTKGLTYTIQTGITASSGEHSPLWLSANKQGLSSIEKNNGYFSAGLFQPTDHMKRFSYGFGLELATAYNFTSSFIVQQAYADIRYRGITFSAGSKERQPELINPVLSSGGLTLSGNARPIPQLWVGVEDYWTVPHTNDWLAIRGHIAYGRFTDNNWQKDFATPDAKRTRSVMYHSKAFYFKVGNLQKAPVIFEGGLQMETQFAGNQYANGKKTNLPSKLKDYLKAIIPLPGGEDSPVTEQENIEGNVVGSWHASLSYHSGDWKLRAYYEHYFEDHSMLFLTRYPWKDGLYAFEVTFPKNPFISQFLYEFMGSCDQTRGNKSMADAFLDSRLLDNYYNHGIYTGWQHWGMGLGNPLLTSPIYNTNGQISFYNNRVFAHHFGITGNPTSELSYRMMLSLTRNFGTYFQPYEKMKRQTYGLAELTYTPAKLKGWSFTASYGVDHGLVVGNNQGGMLVIRKSGLLSK; encoded by the coding sequence ATGACTAGACGAACGCTAAACGTGCTTATTTTAGCAACATTTGCATCGATGTTTGCTAAAGCACAAACTACAAAAGGATTAACATATACCATTCAGACAGGTATTACTGCTTCATCAGGAGAGCACTCTCCTCTTTGGCTTTCTGCCAATAAACAGGGGCTCAGTTCTATCGAGAAAAACAACGGATATTTCTCTGCCGGACTCTTTCAACCCACAGATCATATGAAAAGATTTTCTTATGGTTTCGGCCTCGAATTGGCTACTGCATATAATTTTACTTCTTCATTCATTGTACAACAAGCTTATGCCGATATCAGATATCGAGGCATTACGTTTAGTGCAGGTAGTAAAGAACGTCAGCCAGAACTTATTAACCCTGTATTATCCAGTGGTGGACTTACTCTCTCGGGCAATGCACGCCCTATTCCTCAACTATGGGTAGGAGTGGAAGATTATTGGACTGTACCTCATACTAACGATTGGCTGGCCATCCGCGGACACATAGCTTACGGACGTTTCACCGATAATAATTGGCAGAAAGACTTTGCTACACCCGATGCGAAGCGCACCCGATCAGTGATGTATCATTCCAAGGCTTTTTACTTTAAAGTCGGTAATCTGCAAAAGGCTCCCGTCATTTTTGAAGGAGGGCTTCAGATGGAAACCCAATTTGCAGGTAATCAGTATGCCAATGGCAAAAAGACGAATCTTCCTTCAAAATTAAAAGATTATTTAAAAGCCATAATTCCCTTACCTGGTGGAGAAGATTCTCCTGTCACTGAGCAAGAAAATATCGAAGGAAATGTGGTCGGTAGTTGGCATGCCTCCCTTTCCTATCATTCCGGAGACTGGAAACTTCGTGCTTACTACGAACATTATTTTGAAGATCATTCCATGTTATTTCTTACGCGCTACCCTTGGAAAGATGGATTGTACGCCTTTGAAGTAACCTTTCCTAAGAATCCTTTTATTAGTCAATTTTTATACGAATTCATGGGGAGTTGTGACCAAACAAGAGGTAATAAATCAATGGCCGATGCATTTCTTGATAGCAGACTTCTTGACAATTATTATAATCATGGCATCTATACCGGATGGCAACATTGGGGTATGGGGTTAGGAAACCCCTTACTCACCTCTCCTATTTATAATACTAACGGACAAATCTCTTTCTACAACAACAGAGTTTTTGCCCACCATTTTGGTATTACAGGAAATCCTACTTCCGAACTTAGTTACCGCATGATGCTCTCACTAACCCGTAATTTTGGAACTTATTTTCAACCATATGAAAAGATGAAAAGGCAAACTTATGGACTTGCCGAATTGACCTATACTCCTGCAAAACTTAAAGGATGGAGCTTTACAGCCTCCTACGGAGTTGACCATGGGTTAGTAGTTGGCAACAATCAGGGAGGAATGCTTGTAATACGTAAATCCGGATTACTTAGCAAATAA